A section of the Acropora muricata isolate sample 2 chromosome 4, ASM3666990v1, whole genome shotgun sequence genome encodes:
- the LOC136914829 gene encoding keratin-associated protein 10-6-like: MKLYGGSVEATMRNIVILVVLIGIGLVDECLGACDSKTCIGGTCNVTTKSCNQGCGWGKCDLTCTSSVRNCIQDCKWKDCKAISNAETLNQFCSWGNCEVACLGSTKQCNQICVHGGCNSKCDAENCRQDCGSGDCGLKCPSGTKECIQDCTRGGCNANSNAETFNQFCIWGKCNVACLGSAKQCNQTCIHGGCNSKCDAEKCRQICVSGDCELKCQSGAKECIQECSGGRCRMTCSSNVAKCEQDCFGGGCDFKCFAKECKASCFGGGCTDGSSTSGAVRAGFGITIFLLWAFATVGRFL, encoded by the exons ATGAAATTGTACGGCGGATCTGTCGAAG CAACCATGAGGAATATTGTGATACTTGTGGTTTTAATAGGCATTGGATTAGTGGATGAATGCTTAGGAGCTTGTGACAGCAAGACCTGCATTGGTGGGACATGCAACGTTACCACCAAATCATGCAATCAGGGCTGCGGATGGGGAAAGTGCGATCTGACTTGCACCTCATCAGTGAGAAACTGCATTCAAGATTGCAAATGGAAAGACTGCAAAGCAATTAGTAATGCTGAAACACTCAACCAGTTTTGCTCCTGGGGAAATTGCGAAGTAGCCTGTTTGGGAAGTACAAAGCAGTGCAATCAAATTTGCGTTCATGGTGGATGCAACTCCAAGTGCGATGCAGAAAACTGCCGACAGGATTGCGGAAGTGGAGATTGCGGGTTGAAATGTCCATCAGGTACCAAGGAATGCATTCAAGATTGCACCAGGGGAGGCTGTAACGCCAATAGTAATGCTGAGACATTCAACCAGTTTTGCATCTGGGGAAAGTGCAATGTAGCCTGCTTGGGAAGTGCAAAGCAGTGCAATCAAACTTGCATTCATGGTGGATGCAATTCCAAGTGCGATGCAGAGAAGTGCCGACAGATTTGCGTATCAGGAGATTGCGAGTTGAAATGCCAATCAGGTGCCAAGGAATGCATCCAAGAATGCAGTGGAGGACGCTGCCGAATGACCTGTTCTTCAAATGTCGCAAAATGTGAGCAGGATTGCTTTGGTGGAGGATGCGACTTTAAATGCTTTGCCAAAGAATGCAAGGCGAGCTGTTTTGGCGGTGGGTGCACCGACGGCAGCTCCACTTCCGGCGCAGTTCGCGCTGGCTTTGGCATCACCATCTTTTTGCTCTGGGCTTTTGCTACTGTCGGCAGGTTCCTTTAG
- the LOC136913936 gene encoding tetratricopeptide repeat protein 14-like, which yields MDLRERKTIDRFVRSVAFHGPSLISLTKAEQGDSKESPINFLHSTSTDEGNIAADYFRSKLQAVCPSIVEGMDKPSDNHRDLLNSSFSHGSFEGSANEKGNEDFNKKIKEFIASKADLLFSMEGKRKLQKGVNYGRHPNQEVLDLYADTPPLETLMEVPLHVRRTQLFKCLKEGDIIIGKVSCKRPFGIIVTLTMLEYGCNRDFTDLDIQALCKSSELHSSPEYKDQTDAFVIGDVLRAVVIDVNVEENRILISLRHSRLPKAHEHLHLGIIEEPDTVLVRLQSNPEGLTYDEHLSKHKGFNNPRNIETLTELLGIDTSAPCSLLRCFQRNDCPEGDYAEPLRKQQSAKWSMETTAKGVEHFKAGNFDAALKYFEHALQIDGENVEALVARGALCANQDKLNAAIKDFRDALVICPSHKNANKYLTATLVEYGIQQERDGLLSEAVKSFNGALAMDRNQQTAKDHLEKIQLQINLKKEKEKAAAKVEKGLKSRFSHVRDLILEEQSQAKRKRKRNDRKKKKKTMKSVKKKKKNKKAGSKVRRSSEHSSDSSLSSSESSSGDERSKRESSESNEEWVEKGTAPPTETRKFKEEHSKVQEEREHMKSKLSTDETRVKRRDYPGTKHKDCGEYEDREPRPRKGSGESSLYDAHGTSGISRSRAFEGVKGHEGNKCPSLTRRCEREIHGQSESDRKDRKISRGVGEQSSDKRGKTREQESYKDTREDRMDSSRATASNSSPSPADILFLEKEIKRIRSRSDKSSEMQTNSAHCKDTEAVRDCSGQVCDEKPSFVVRLKDTEILAVVNKSREARLGQRMASPESLNKSTKRAKARKSSLVSYDDSSDDEGS from the exons ATGG atttGCGCGAAAGGAAAACAATTGATCGGTTTGTTCGTTCTGTCGCATTCCATGGTCCTTCTCTGATTAGTCTAACGAAAGCTGAACAAGGTGACAGTAAAGAGTCACCGATCAACTTCCTGCATTCGACTTCTACAGATGAAGGCAACATTGCGGCAGATTACTTCAGAAGTAAACTTCAA GCAGTTTGTCCTAGTATAGTGGAAGGAATGGATAAGCCATCTGACAATCACAGGGATTTACTCAACTCGTCGTTCTCCCATGGAAGTTTTGAGGG ATCTGCAAATGAGAAAGGGAATGAAGAttttaacaagaaaataaaagagtTCATAGCTTCAAAAGCcgatcttttgttttcaatggaAGGCAAACGTAAACTGCAAAAAGGAGTGAATTATGGTAGACATCCAAACCAGGAAG TATTGGATCTTTATGCTGATACACCTCCTCTTGAAACCTTGATGGAAGTACCTTTGCATGTTAGAAGAACACAGTTGTTCAAG TGTTTGAAAGAAGGAGACATTATTATTGGTAAAGTAAGTTGTAAAAGGCCGTTTGGTATCATAGTCACGTTGACTATGCTGGAATATGGTTGCAACAGAGACTTCACAGATCTGGACATTCAG GCACTGTGCAAGTCATCTGAGTTGCACAGCTCACCTGAATACAAGGACCAGACAGATGCCTTTGTCATTGGTGATGTCCTTAGAG CTGTTGTTATAGATGTAAATGTGGAGGAAAACAGGATTTTAATATCATTGAGACATTCTAGATTACCAAAAGCACATGAACACTTGCATCTG GGTATTATTGAGGAACCAGACACAGTTCTTGTTAG GTTGCAGAGTAACCCAGAGGGACTGACATATGATGAACATCTGAGTAAACACAAAGGATTTAACAATCCAAGGAACATAGAGACATTGACAGAGCTTCTTGGAATAGATACATCTGCACCTTGCTCTTTGTTGAGGTGCTTCCAAAG GAATGATTGTCCAGAAGGTGACTATGCAGAACCGTTGCGGAAACAGCAATCTGCGAAATGGTCAATGGAAAC GACCGCTAAGGGTGTGGAACATTTCAAAGCTGGAAATTTTGATGCTGCTCTGAAGTATTTTGAACATGCACTGCAAATTGATGGTGAAAACGTGGAGGCATTGGTGGCAAGAGGGGCTCT CTGTGCAAATCAAGATAAACTTAATGCAGCCATTAAAGATTTCCGCGATGCTTTGGTAATTTGTCCAAGCCACAAGAATGCCAATAAGTACCTCACAGCGACGCTAGTGGAGTACGGAATACA GCAAGAGAGAGATGGTCTTCTGAGTGAAGCTGTGAAAAGTTTTAATGGTGCTCTGGCGATGGACAGGAATCAGCAAACAGCTAAGGATCATCTGGAGAAAATTCAGTTGCAAATAAACCTGAAGAAAGAG AAGGAGAAGGCCGCTGCTAAAGTGGAAAAGGGGCTCAAGAGTAGATTCAGTCACGTTCGGGACCTTATCCTGGAAGAGCAAAGCCAAgcaaagaggaaaagaaaacgaaatgaCAG gaaaaagaagaagaagacgatgaaaagtgttaaaaagaaaaagaagaacaagaaagcaGGGTCTAAAGTTCGTCGCAGTTCAGAGCACTCATCCGATTCATCTCTCAGTTCTAGTGAGTCTTCAAGCGGAGATGAACGTTCGAAGAGGGAGTCGAGCGAAAGCAACGAGGAATGGGTCGAGAAGGGGACAGCGCCACCAACAGAAACAAGAAAGTTCAAAGAAGAACATTCCAAGGTACAAGAGGAGAGAGAACACATGAAAAGCAAGCTTTCAACGGATGAGACTCGTGTAAAACGCCGTGATTACCCAGGGACTAAGCACAAGGACTGTGGTGAGTATGAAGATAGGGAGCCGCGCCCAAGGAAAGGCAGTGGTGAGTCGTCGCTATATGATGCCCATGGTACCAGCGGAATTTCTCGAAGTCGTGCGTTTGAGGGTGTTAAAGGGCACGAAGGCAACAAATGTCCATCTTTAACTCGACGTTGCGAAAGAGAGATACATGGACAAAGCGAAAGTGATCGGAAAGATAGGAAAATAAGCCGTGGTGTTGGTGAACAAAGTAGCGACAAGAGAGGAAAAACAAGAGAACAGGAATCTTACAAAGATACAAGGGAAGACAGGATGGATTCTTCACGGGCTACGGCAAGTAACTCGTCTCCTTCGCCCGCAGATATATTATTCTTggaaaaagagataaaaagaaTAAGATCAAGAAGCGATAAAAGTTCTGAGATGCAGACCAATTCCGCTCACTGCAAAGACACAGAGGCTGTGCGAGACTGTAGTGGTCAAGTTTGTGATGAGAAGCCGTCATTTGTGGTGCGATTGAAGGACACTGAAATTTTAGCTGTGGTCAATAAATCAAGAGAAGCACGCTTGGGGCAAAGGATGGCATCCCCTGAGTCGCTGAATAAGTCTACTAAGAGGGCTAAAGCGAGGAAGTCTTCCTTGGTGTCGTACGACGATAGCTCTGATGACGAAGGTAGCTGA
- the LOC136913838 gene encoding uncharacterized protein, protein MMNIVLLVVFVCFVSVDESLGACDSKTCIGGTCNVTTKSCSQDCLWGKCDLTCTSSVRECIQDCTWGNCKAIGNAETFNQLCPWGNCEVTCLGSAKQCNQSCVHGGCNSKCNAEKCRQDCGSGDCDLKCPSGPKECIQDCKSGGCKASSNAETFHQFCISGKCNVACLGKAKQCNQTCVHGGCNSICEAEKCRQDCLSGNCDLECPSSAKECIQDCSGGNCRMTCSSNVAKCEQDCFGGGCVLECFAKECKVSCFGGGCTSDSCPSAVRNGFGITSVLLCSFSIVGRLL, encoded by the coding sequence ATGATGAATATTGTGTTACTTGTGGTTTTCGTATGCTTTGTATCAGTCGATGAATCCTTAGGAGCTTGTGACAGCAAGACCTGCATTGGTGGGACATGCAACGTTACCACCAAATCATGCAGTCAGGACTGCCTATGGGGAAAGTGCGATCTGACTTGCACCTCATCAGTGAGAGAGTGCATTCAAGATTGCACGTGGGGAAACTGCAAGGCAATTGGGAACGCTGAAACATTCAACCAGTTGTGCCCCTGGGGCAATTGCGAAGTAACCTGTTTGGGAAGTGCAAAGCAGTGCAATCAATCTTGCGTTCACGGTGGGTGCAACTCCAAGTGCAATGCAGAGAAGTGCCGACAGGATTGCGGAAGTGGAGATTGCGACTTGAAATGTCCATCAGGTCCCAAGGAATGCATTCAAGATTGCAAATCGGGAGGCTGTAAGGCCAGTAGTAATGCTGAGACATTCCACCAGTTTTGCATCTCGGGAAAGTGCAATGTAGCCTGCTTGGGAAAGGCAAAGCAGTGCAATCAAACTTGCGTTCATGGTGGATGCAACTCCATCTGCGAAGCAGAGAAGTGCCGACAGGATTGCCTATCAGGAAATTGCGACTTAGAATGTCCCTCAAGTGCCAAGGAATGCATCCAAGATTGTAGCGGAGGAAACTGCCGAATGACCTGTTCTTCAAATGTCGCAAAATGTGAGCAGGATTGCTTTGGTGGAGGATGTGTCTTGGAATGCTTTGCCAAAGAATGCAAGGTGAGCTGTTTTGGCGGTGGATGCACCAGCGACTCCTGTCCCAGCGCGGTTCGCAATGGCTTTGGCATAACCAGCGTTTTGCTCTGTTCTTTTTCTATTGTCGGAAGACTCCTTTAG